One stretch of Clavelina lepadiformis chromosome 6, kaClaLepa1.1, whole genome shotgun sequence DNA includes these proteins:
- the LOC143462965 gene encoding 28S rRNA (cytosine-C(5))-methyltransferase-like, with protein MALYRVGEVVLSKALKQKGSVKNLVFASKYRNVKELYALVCETLKYSEVLDEIFVSSKFFKHCKGLSKPLAKLLVYDFLFGKGIQCSGKYKRAVMANKSSLQSTLARIKMKKKIITNAELITDPIANVKIPKYLRVNTLKTTLKSVTNCLKSEGYNLFEGNWKKMGIKEFKIDEHIDNLLVFNDKVNFHKHDLYLNGHLIFQDKASCIPAQVLNPQSNQTVIDACAAPGNKTSHLSSLMNNTGTIYAFDLDLKRIRTMKTLLDRAGVANCEVTQSNFLHVKKDDLKYKDVRYILVDPSCSGSGMVQRLSHLTDNAESSSDKRLSSLSKFQLQVLNHALSFPQVERVAYSTCSIHDIENEDVVKQALANNSKFKLVKCLPTWTRRGHALKGFTDEAEMCVRCQPELDGTNGFFIALFERTQSSVICPAEHVQAKLIRPRKRKPRKSNGKTDSNKIKV; from the coding sequence ATGGCTTTATATAGAGTTGGAGAAGTAGTTCTGTCAAAAGCCCTTAAGCAAAAGGGTTCCGTCAAAAATCTGGTATTTGCATCAAAATACAGAAATGTGAAAGAATTATATGCTCTTGTTTGTGAGACCTTAAAATATTCTGAAGTActtgatgaaatttttgtgtctAGTAAGTTTTTCAAACACTGCAAAGGGCTCAGCAAACCACTAGCAAAATTGCTTGtgtatgattttttgtttggcaAAGGTATACAATGTTCTGGAAAATACAAAAGAGCAGTAATGGCGAATAAGTCTTCATTGCAATCCACCCTGGCAAgaatcaaaatgaaaaagaaaattattaccAATGCTGAACTAATTACTGATCCAATAGCAAACgttaaaattccaaaatatcTCCGTGTaaatactttaaaaacaaCTCTTAAATCTGTGACTAACTGCCTAAAAAGTGAGGGTTACAACTTATTTGAAGGAAACTGGAAGAAAATGGGTATCAAAGAATTCAAGATTGACGAACACATTGATAACTTGCTTGTTTTCAATGATAAAGTGAATTTTCATAAACACGATTTGTACTTAAATGGTCATTTAATTTTCCAAGACAAAGCGAGTTGCATTCCAGCACAAGTTCTAAACCCACAGTCAAATCAAACTGTAATTGATGCTTGTGCAGCCCCTGGAAACAAAACTTCTCATTTATCTTCACTGATGAACAACACTGGAACAATTTATGCATTTGATCTGGATTTGAAACGAATCAGAACTATGAAAACTTTGTTGGATAGAGCTGGTGTTGCtaattgtgaagtaacacaATCTAACTTCTTGCACGTTAAAAAAGATGACCTTAAGTACAAGGATGTGAGATACATTCTTGTTGATCCTTCCTGCTCAGGATCAGGGATGGTGCAGCGGTTGTCACATTTGACTGATAATGCAGAGAGCTCCAGTGATAAACGTTTGTCTTCATTATCAAAGTTCCAACTCCAGGTTTTGAATCATGCCCTGTCATTTCCCCAAGTAGAAAGAGTTGCGTATTCAACTTGTTCTATTCATGACATCGAAAATGAAGACGTAGTGAAGCAAGCACTGGCAAATAACAGCAAATTCAAACTTGTCAAATGTTTACCTACCTGGACTAGAAGAGGCCACGCTCTTAAAGGATTTACTGACGAAGCAGAAATGTGTGTCAGATGTCAGCCGGAGCTGGATGGAACCAATggattttttattgctttgtttgaAAGAACTCAATCCTCTGTTATTTGTCCTGCTGAACATGTTCAAGCTAAACTGATTAGGCCGAGAAAAAGAAAGCCAAGAAAAAGCAATGGCAAAACAGacagtaataaaataaaggtTTGA
- the LOC143462966 gene encoding putative RNA-binding protein RbpD, with the protein MSYDCQVFVGNVSHYHLEENLMGTFGGHHRVKEVEMICDRETDIPLGFAYVTFFEPKEVQLAIDEFNGTGYMERKLIVRKADRRNDKLNYQREGDGLGCGDDNYGGRRSCGGGSGDGGH; encoded by the exons ATGTCATATGATTGCCAAGTTTTTGTGGGAAACGTTTCTCATTATCACCTTGAGGAAAACTTGATGGGAACGTTTGGGGGGCATCATAGAGTTAAAGAAGTGGAAATGATCTGCGACAGAGAAACTGATATACCTCTTGGCTTTGCATATGTCACCTTTTTTGAGCCAAAAGAAGTCCAGCTGGCAATCGATGAATTCAATGGGACAGGATACATGGAACGGAAACTCATTGTACGGAAGGCGGACAGACGAAatgataaattaaattatcaacGAGAGGGCGATGGACTGGGTTGTGGCGATGACAATTATGGAGGCAGAAGATCATGTG GTGGTGGCAGTGGCGACGGTGGACACTGA
- the LOC143462065 gene encoding putative RNA-binding protein RbpA, with translation MSEQCKVFLGNLSYDANEDEVMDLFGKNFSVVDVAIIKDRDTGRPRGFGFVTFSSPDEAQSAIKEFNGTDFMGRDLTIREAESRKGGGGGGGRGGYGRGGGGGRHGGGGYGGRGGDYGGDGYGGGGGGSYGGGRSYGGGSGGGGGYGRDRYSDRY, from the exons ATGTCTGAacagtgcaaagtttttttgggAAACCTTTCTTATGATGCAAATGAGGATGAAGTGATGGATTTGTTTGGGAAGAATTTTTCAGTTGTAGATGTGGCCATAATCAAAGACAGAGACACTGGTAGACCTCGTGGCTTTGGATTTGTCACCTTTAGCTCTCCAGATGAAGCCCAGTCAGCAATCAAGGAATTCAATGGGACAGACTTCATGGGACGGGATCTCACTATACGGGAGGCGGAATCACGAAAAGGAGGAGGAGGTGGTGGTGGAAGAGGAGGTTATGGCCGAGGTGGCGGAGGAGGAAGACACGGTGGTGGTGGATATGGTGGACGAGGTGGAGACTACGGAGGCGATGGAtatggtggtggtggtggtggcaGTTATGGAGGCGGAAGATCATATG GTGGTGGCAGTGGCGGCGGCGGTGGATATGGAAGAGATAGATATAGTGACCGCTATTGA